The Nitrospirae bacterium CG2_30_53_67 DNA window GATCACGCACAGGGTTGTGGACGCGCATGGCGGAGATATTCTGGTCAAGAATGAACCGGGTGTCGGGGTCACCTTCTCGATTTCCTTGCCTGCCAGGCAAAAACAGGGAGCGGCAATCCAGGAGATGGATCTCTCTGAGGCAAGGACAAGCCTGAAGGGGAAAGAAATTCATCACAAGGGTCAGGAGGATTTTCTGGACGACAAGGTGAAGGGGTGAGGTGAAAGCTTCCATGTCCTTGTCTTTTATCGTTTAAGACATGGATGGAGAAAGGGGGTATGTATGAAAACAGTTTTAATTGTAGACGACGAGGAGAATATCCGAACCCTCTACAAGGAAGAGCTGACGGATGAAGGGTATCATGTCATCCTGGCCAGCAACGGATATGAAGCCCTGGAGGTTCTGAGTGTTCAGAAACCCGATGCGATTATTCTCGATATCAAGATGCCCGGAATGGACGGGGTGAATCTCCTGAAACTGATCAAGGAAAGAAAAGAAGATGATATCCCGGTCATCATCTGTTCAGCGTATGAGGAGTATAAACAGGATTTTTCGCTCTGGGCCTCTGAAGAATATATTGTAAAATCCTCGGATTTGACCAAGATGAAGAGCGCTTTAAAGAGGATTCTGAAATAGCCTGGGGGGTGTCCGGCCGGTCCTGCACGGCCCCATGGCATTCCAGGATTCTCGGGATTTTTGAATGGTTGTAGAAAATAGATCCATGGCTTCGGATAAAGATCATTCAATACTGATTGTTGATGACGAAGAGAGTATCTGCCTTCTCTATCAGGCGGAACTGGATGATCGTGGTTACTCTGTCCGGGTCCAGACCGACGGGACCCGGGCCATGGAGGATATCGAAAGGTTCCATCCGGACCTCGTGATTCTGGACATTAAGATGCCCGGCGCCGACGGCCTGGAGATTCTGGATCACATCAAAAGCCGGTTCCCGGATATTGATGTGATCCTGAATTCGGCTTACGGCTCCTTCAGGAATGAAGCCTCTGCCAGGAAGGCCGATGGATACGTCATCAAGTCCTCGGACATGACCGATC harbors:
- a CDS encoding two-component system response regulator, translated to MKTVLIVDDEENIRTLYKEELTDEGYHVILASNGYEALEVLSVQKPDAIILDIKMPGMDGVNLLKLIKERKEDDIPVIICSAYEEYKQDFSLWASEEYIVKSSDLTKMKSALKRILK